A window from Peromyscus eremicus chromosome 1, PerEre_H2_v1, whole genome shotgun sequence encodes these proteins:
- the Pkd2l1 gene encoding LOW QUALITY PROTEIN: polycystin-2-like protein 1 (The sequence of the model RefSeq protein was modified relative to this genomic sequence to represent the inferred CDS: inserted 1 base in 1 codon) — protein MEYLKGQELQTLGSGAWDNPAYSSPPSPNGTLSICTVSSGAFPQPQPKKPEDRPQRALMSSCCFHICHSIRGLWGTTLTENTAENRELYVKTTLRELVVYIVFLVDVCLLTYGMTSASAYYYTKVMSELFLHTPSDSGVSFRTISSMADFWDFAQGPLLDSLYWTKWYNNQSLGRGSHSFIYYENLLLGAPRLRQLRVRNDSCVVHEDFREDILNCYDVYSPDKEDQLPFGSLNGTAWTYHSQSELGGSSHWARLTSYSGGGYYLDLPGSRQASAEALQGLQEGLWLDRGTRVVFIDFSVYNANINLFCILRLVVEFPATGGAIPSWQIRTVKLIRYVSNWDFFIVGCEVIFCVFIFYYVVEEILEIHLHRLHYLNSIWNILDLLIILLSIVAVGFHIFRTLEVNRLMGKLLQQPDTYADFEFLAFWQTQYNNMNAVNVFFAWIKIFKYISFNKTMTQLSSTLARCAKDILGFAVMFFIVFFAYAQLGYLIFGTQVENFSTFVNCIFTQFRIILGDFDYNAINNANRILGPVYFVTYVFFVFFVLLNMFLAIINDTYSEVKEELAGQKDELQLSDLLKQSYKKTLLRLRLRKERVSDVQKVLKGGEPEIQFEDFTNTLRELGHAEHEISELTAAFTKFDQDGNQVLDEKEQAQMRQDLEEERVALSAEIENLGQSIGCSPAGELGTEATRGGCWVSGEEFYKLTRRVLQVESVLEGIVSRVDAVGSKLKMLEGKGDLAPSPGMEELAVWKNXIVLVVISTPLGVQGGQENEFPCKRGKEALGESRLLCGEIPTEELRGTPSKVKSIRALLEEPTLRFRCSTEHIEPTKRTSNLETEPKGSQGRK, from the exons ATGGAATATCTCAAGGGGCAGGAGCTGCAAACACTGGGGAGTGGAGCCTGGGACAATCCTGCCTACAGCAGCCCCCCTTCCCCAAATGGGACCCTGAGCATCTGCACTGTCTCCAGTGGGGCGTTCCCCCAGCCTCAACCCAAGAAGCCTGAAGACAGACCCCAGAGAGCCCTGATGTCCAGCTGCTGCTTCCACATCTGTCACAGCATTAGAG GACTCTGGGGAACAACCCTGACTGAGAATACAGCTGAGAACAGAGAACTCTATGTCAAGACCACCCTGAGGGAGCTTGTGGTGTACATCGTGTTCCTCGtggatgtctgtctgt TGACCTACGGAATGACAAGCGCTAGTGCCTACTACTACACCAAAGTGATGTCTGAGCTGTTCCTACATACCCCATCAGACTCTGGGGTCTCCTTCCGGACCATCAGCAGCATGGCAGACTTCTGGGAC TTTGCTCAGGGCCCACTCCTGGACAGTTTATACTGGACAAAGTGGTACAACAATCAGAGCCTGGGTCGTGGCTCCCACTCCTTCATCTATTATGAGAACCTGCTGCTGGGAGCCCCGAGGTTGCGGCAGCTGCGGGTGCGCAACGACTCCTGCGTGGTTCACGAGGACTTCCGTGAGGACATTTTGAACTGCTACGATGTCTACTCTCCGGACAAGGAAGATCAGCTCCCTTTTGGGTCCCTCAATGGCACAGC GTGGACATACCATTCACAGAGTGAGCTGGGGGGCTCCTCTCACTGGGCCAGGCTTACAAGCTACAGCGGGGGTGGCTACTACTTGGACCTTCCAGGATCCCGACAAGCCAGTGCAGAGGCCCTCCAAGGCCTTCAGGAGGGGCTATGGCTAGACAGGGGCACTCGGGTGGTCTTCATCGACTTCTCCGTCTACAATGCCAACATCAACCTTTTCTGTATTCTGAG ACTGGTGGTAGAGTTCCCAGCCACAGGAGGGGCCATCCCATCCTGGCAAATCCGCACAGTTAAGCTGATCCGCTACGTGAGTAACTGGGACTTCTTCATCGTGGGCTGTGAGGTCATCTTCTGTGTCTTCATCTTCTACTATGTGGTGGAGGAAATCCTGGAAATCCACCTGCATCGGCTTCACTACCTCAACAGCATCTGGAACATTCTGGACCTGCTGATCATCTTG CTCTCCATTGTGGCTGTGGGTTTCCACATATTCCGAACCTTGGAAGTAAACCGACTGATGGGAAAGCTCCTGCAGCAGCCAGACACTTACGCAGACTTTGAGTTCCTGGCCTTCTGGCAGACACAGTACAACAATATGAATGCCGTCAACGTTTTCTTTGCCTGGATCAAG ATCTTCAAGTACATCAGCTTCAACAAAACCATGAcccagctctcctccacactggcTCGCTGTGCCAAGGACATCCTGGGCTTCGCTGTCATGTTCTTCATTGTCTTCTTCGCCTACGCCCAGCTTGGCTACCTGATTTTTGGGACCCAAGTGGAGAACTTTAGCACTTTCGTcaactgcat TTTCACTCAGTTCCGGATAATCCTTGGGGATTTTGACTACAATGCCATCAACAATGCCAACCGAATCCTGGGTCCTGTGTACTTCGTCACCTATGTCTTCTTCGTCTTCTTCGTGCTCCTG AACATGTTCCTGGCCATCATCAATGACACATACTCAGAGGTCAAGGaggagctggctggccagaagGATGAGTTACAGCTTTCTGACCTCCTGAAGCAG AGCTACAAGAAGACCCTACTAAGGCTGCGCCTGAGGAAGGAACGGGTTTCAGATGTGCAGAAGGTCCTGAAGGGTGGGGAACCAGAGATCCAGTTTGAAGATTTCACCAACACTTTGAGGGA ACTGGGGCATGCAGAGCATGAGATATCTGAGCTCACGGCTGCCTTCACCAAGTTTGATCAGGATGGGAATCAGGTTCTGGATGAGAAGGAGCAGGCACAGATGCGACAAGATCTGGAAGAGGAGAGG GTGGccctcagtgctgagattgagAACCTAGGCCAGTCCATTGGATGTAGCCCAGCAGGTGAATTGGGCACAGAAGCTacgagaggaggatgctgggttTCTGGAGAAGAATTTTACAA GCTCACAAGGAGAGTTCTGCAAGTGGAGAGTGTTCTGGAAGGAATTGTGTCCCGGGTTGATGCTGTGGGTTCAAAGCTGAAAATGCTGGAGGGGAAAGGGGACCTGGCTCCCTCCCCAGGAATG GAGGAGCTAGCTGTTTGGAAGA CTATAGTCCTAGTTGTCATTTCAACCCCCTTGGGAGTCCAGGGTGGGCAGGAGAAT GAGTTTCCCtgtaagagaggaaaggaagcccTGGGGGAAAGTAGACTCTTGTGTGGTGAGATTCCGACAGAGGAGTTAAGAGGGACACCCTCAAAGGTGAAGTCAATTCGGGCTCTGCTGGAGGAGCCCACCCTCCGATTCCGATGTTCCACTGAACACATAGAACCAACCAAGAGGACTTCAAACCTGGAAACAGAACCCAAAGGGAGTCAGGGAAGGAAGTGA